GGGACTGAGGAAACATGGACCGCAAGGTTGCGTGCGCCTCAGTCCTACTCGACCCTGCCGGGTTGAATTTCTGCTTTTCATTCCGGCAAATATCCCCATGATTGCCGCATGATTTCAGCAATACGATCAGTGCATTTTGTCGGGATCTGCGGCACCGCCATGGCCTCCGCGGCGGCGGCCATGCAGGATAAAGGCATTCAAGTCAGCGGTTCGGATTCCAACGTGTATCCGCCGATGTCCACCTTCCTGGCGGAGCGGAAGATCACCGTGATGATCGGTTACGGGGAACAAAACCTGGCGCATAAGCCCGACCTTGTCGTGATCGGCAACGCCATCTCGCGCGGCAACCCGGAGGTGGAGGCGGTGCTGGAGAAGCGTCTGCGATACTGTTCCTTGCCCGAGTTGCTGAAGCATTATTTCATCCAGGGCCGCCGCTCACTGGTCGTCACCGGCACGCATGGCAAGACCACCACCACGTCGCTGCTGGCCTGGGTATTTGAACACAACGGCCTGAACCCGAGTTTCCTGATCGGGGGCATCCCGAATAACTTCGGCCAGGGCGCGCGGTTTACTGAAAGCGAGTGGTTCATCATTGAAGGGGATGAGTACGACACGGCGTTCTTCGACAAGCGCAGCAAGTTCCTGCATTACCTCCCGGAAGTCGCGATCGTGAACAACCTCGAGTTTGATCACGCGGATATCTTCCCGGATTTGGCGGCGGTGGAGACGACCTTCAAACGGCTGATCAACCTGATTCCCCGGAACGGCCTGTTGCTGGCCAATGGCGATGATCACAACCTGGCACCGCTGCTGAACGTGAATCATTGCCCCGTCAAGAAGTTCGGGCTGGCCGCTGAGAACGCGTTTAACGGTTTCAACC
The Verrucomicrobiota bacterium DNA segment above includes these coding regions:
- the mpl gene encoding UDP-N-acetylmuramate:L-alanyl-gamma-D-glutamyl-meso-diaminopimelate ligase, giving the protein MISAIRSVHFVGICGTAMASAAAAMQDKGIQVSGSDSNVYPPMSTFLAERKITVMIGYGEQNLAHKPDLVVIGNAISRGNPEVEAVLEKRLRYCSLPELLKHYFIQGRRSLVVTGTHGKTTTTSLLAWVFEHNGLNPSFLIGGIPNNFGQGARFTESEWFIIEGDEYDTAFFDKRSKFLHYLPEVAIVNNLEFDHADIFPDLAAVETTFKRLINLIPRNGLLLANGDDHNLAPLLNVNHCPVKKFGLAAENAFNGFNLRYGPTATEFEIPSFKFHLNLVGEFNVRNALAVVACAKHCGLSNKQIQSAFDTFKGIRRRMEVRGISGGVTVVDDFGHHPTAIRETLRALRIKYPSQKLWAVFEPRSNTTRRNVFQHELPAAFAEADAVVVAQVARLEQIALAERLDTEQLMRDIQADGKAAAYLPDVDTIVKHLAQHVEPGDVVCIFSNGGFGNIHARLLERFRFPR